The genomic stretch GGTCCCGAAACAACAAACCCATTTGTTTTTCGCGGATACAACAACATACAACCACTATTGTGGTCGTAACCCATAGATTCACCATGCTCTACCCTTTGTGGTTAGAGCAGTGGTACTAGAGTTACGGCGGTCATAGCGTGGGGGAAACGCCCGGTCCCATACCGAACCCGGAAGCTAAGACCCACTGCGCCGATGGTACTGCACTCGGGAGGGTGTGGGAGAGTAGGTCACCGCCGGACAATATTTTGTTCCGAAACCCTCAAACACTGACGTGTTTGGGGGTTTCGATGTTTAACACCCACCAGACCACTCCTTGATGGGGTCGGGTTCTGGGCTTATAGGCAAAAAAGTGTGTCTGCCCCGGGTGTGTCACCCGGGGCTGTGCCATGTCAGAGCATGATTCAGCAGGGTCTGCCGGCCCATCCTTTTCTGACCCAGAGCCCTTCGGCTTCAGTCAGTGCGGTGCCGATGAGTTCCGGCCCAATCGTTTCCTCCTGGATCTGCTTCTTCACTGGTTTCGTGTTGAGGTGTTCAGGCCGGATGAGAGTGTGCGGTTCAGTTGGTTTCTCACTGTGGGAGTAGAGCCACCATTCGACCGCCCGTTTCGCATGGGCCGGCGGCATGCCACGGTGCCCGCGCAGCAGCGCACGGAGCTGAGTGTTAACGCCGCCCTCGATGTGGTTGGTTGTCGAAGCGATGGCCAGCCCATCAAATTCTGGCTCCAGGTAGGTGAAGAGCTCACCACTGCGCACCAGCCGTTCGAGGAGTTTGTAGGCCGAACGTAGGCGAGTGTGGGTGTACCACCAGGTTTGGGTGGGCTTCACACCTTTGGGCCGGTGGCCGCCAGGTCCCGCCGGGTAGGTGCGTTCCTTGATCACGTCCCCGAAGGTGTGGTGCCATTCCTGCAGCGCTTGCATCCACTGGGTGGCGTGTTCTCGGGTCTTGATGCGTGTCAGGGCAAGGGAAATTCGCCGAAGGGCTCTTCCCGCGTCCGTTCGTGGTCGCAGGGTCAGATAAGTGCGCACGTTGCGTTGGACATGGACCAGGCAGCGTTGAACGCGAGTCTCTGGCCACGCTTGCGACAGTGCTGCCGCTAGCCCAGAGCCACCGTCAATGATCACGACCCGGGGTGCTGGGAACTGTTCCAGCAACGCTATCCAGGCCACCCTCTTTTCACTATCGCACCACTGCCAGCCAATGGTTTTGCCGTTGGCAATCGCGATCAGGCAACACCACCCACGTCCTAGATAGATGCCGTCCATTTGGATCTGCAGGTGGACTTCGCCGGTGGGCGCTAGGGATGGTTCGATCGCCCAACACCACTGGGTGTTATGTCGGAGGGTTCTACCCGTGCCGGGGTTGTAGGAGGCCTGGGACTGTTTCCCCAAGATCCATTGGAGGAACAGGTTTAGCTCGGCTCGACGTTTCAGGTCAGGGCGCTTCTTGACACTGCTGGCCCCGCAGTGGATGCACCTCCAGCGTTGGGTTCCGACTGAGGTCTTTCCATTGCGTTTCAGGGCAGATCCGCATACTTCACATTGCTTCGATTTTCCAGAACCATTCACGGTTAATGGCTCAAAGGTATAAGAAACCTCGTTCTACTGCGCCATCGTTGGGAAGCAGGCCCCTCGCGGACACACTTTTCGGCCTATACGCCGGGTTCTGTCGGCTCACGCCGACAGAACCCGACCCCTTTTTGCGTTAACCAGCCGAACTGAACACGAAGTGTAAGTTGAAGTTTTGATTACATACATAAACGCTGAAACTGTAAGTATAGTGAAAGGCATGCTTACACCTTCTCTCAGCGTGCCGGCCGTTACATATGCGACGCAACACTGGATGGCCGAACAAGACGGAATGAGCTCGCGTGCACAGTTGGCTCGAGGTTCCGGTGAATATAAGTCGGCCGTCCCGACTAAAATAGCGGCGTTGGATTTCAGCGTCCTGAATAGTGCAGCCGCCGACATCGAAGACGCCGTCACCGCGTTGATCCGCTTTGATGAACATGCTCGCGGCCGGCTTGGCTTCTCATCTCCGACACTAGGTCCAATGTCCTCGATTCTGCTGCGCACGGAATCGACCTCTTCGTCACAGATTGAGAACCTGACTGTTGGCGCGAGGCAATTAGCCTTGGCTGAACTGAACCAGTCATCTTCTGCGAATGCGATCTCTGTTTCCGCAAATGTCCTGGCCATGGAAGCCGCACTCGAACTTTCGGATCGTGTGGATAGGACTGCGATTCTGACGATGCACGAGAAATTGCTGTCTGGACAACCCGGGTGGGAACACCACGCCGGCAAATTCAGGCAGCAACTTGTCTGGGTAGGTTCCTCCGGGCTGAGTCCTCGCGGTGCTTCTTTCGTTGCACCCCAGCATGACCTCATTGACGAATTCATCGCGGACCTTGTTCAATTTATGGGCCGTGACGATCTGCCCGTCCTTGTCCAGATAGCTATTGCACATGCCCAGTTCGAAACGATTCACCCGTTTGTGGATGGCAACGGACGAACTGGACGTGCACTTGTACATGCCTTGCTTCGTGGAAAGGGCATCGTTAGATCCACCACCGCGCCTGTATCTGCTGGCCTTCTGAGAAATACCGAATCCTACTTTGCGTCACTGACGGCGTATCAAAACGGCGATGCCCTTCCCATCGTTGAGCAGTTCGGAAACGCTGCGCGTTTTGCCGCATCTTCTGGCACCCAACTCATAGATCGCCTGGGCGCGGAGCTAGATCATTCAAGCGAAATGTTGGAGGGGCTGCGACCCCAAGCAATGGCGTGGAAACTGCTTCCTCATTTGATTTCACATCCAGTGATGAACAACGAACTCGTGGCCAGTTTGTTGGCTACTTCGCAGACCAGTGCGTTACGAGCTTTGCAGCAGTTGTCTTCCGTCGGGGTAGTGAGCGAACGTTCGGGCCTTAAGCGAAATCGAATTTGGCAACACGATGGAATCCTCTCGGTCCTGGACGACTACGCAGTGAGTCTGCTGCGAAAGTAGCACCTTCCAACTAGCTGATTTTTCGGGTTCGAGAGCTGAAGCTCGACTGCTGCCGGAAGAGTTCAACCAGGCCATGGTGAACCAGCAGATGCATCTAGACGTTTTTGAACTTGGTTCGTGTAGTTGAGTGGAAGAATCTGTTTGAGCGCAGCGGGTATGTGGCAGTGTCGCGGGGGTCACGGTGATGTTTTTTGGTGTTTTAGTCGAGCTGGGGCGTGTGGGGACTGGTTTTGGGCTGGTTTGGCGGGGTTTTTGGTGGGGAGAGGGCTGATTTCCTCTTCGGGTGTTTTGTGTGTATAGTTCTTTGAGTTGCCGGGATGAGGACAGCGGAAGTTTTCGCTGAGGATCTCCTGGTTGACCATCTTCCTTTCCTTAGATATCTGATCATTATGGTCGGCGTTTTTGAATGCCTTCGATTTTTGTCTGGTTCTGGGTGCTGGAGAGCGAGTATCACCTTGATGGTGGATTTGTTCTTCGACACGCGGTGGGGTAAGGTAGACAAGTTGCTCCAGAACGAAGCGGCCGGAACATTGTTTTCTGGTTGTGGTGTTGGAAGTGTCTGTTGTTTGAGAACTCAATAGTGTGCCAAGTTTGTTGATACCAATTTATTTATTTTATTGGTGAATGGCTTCAAGGTTTGCACCCCCCGGTGTGGATGCTTGAGGCAATTTGCCAGGATGTTTTTACTTGGTGCAACCCGGTCGACTTTTTCCAGTTGGCGTGTTGGTTGTGTCTGTATATTTTTTTACGGAGAGTTTGATCCTGGCTCAGGATGAACGCTGGCGGCGTGCTTAACACATGCAAGTCGAACGATGACTTTTGTGCTTGCACAGAATGATTAGTGGCGAACGGGTGAGTAACACGTGAGTAACCTGCCCCTGACTCTGGGATAAGCCTGGGAAACTGGGTCTAATACTGGATATGCACCGTAGACCGCATGGTTTTTGGTGGAAAGAATTTTGGTCAGGGATGGACTCGCGGCCTATCAGCTTGTTGGTGAGGTAATGGCTCACCAAGGCGACGACGGGTAGCCGGCCTGAGAGGGTGACCGGCCACACTGGGACTGAGACACGGCCCAGACTCCTACGGGAGGCAGCAGTGGGGAATATTGCACAATGGGCGAAAGCCTGATGCAGCGACGCCGCGTGAGGGATGACGGCCTTCGGGTTGTAAACCTCTTTCAGTAGGGAAGAAGCGAAAGTGACGGTACCTGCAGAAGAAGCGCCGGCTAACTACGTGCCAGCAGCCGCGGTAATACGTAGGGCGCAAGCGTTATCCGGAATTATTGGGCGTAAAGAGCTCGTAGGCGGTTTGTCGCGTCTGCCGTGAAAGTCCGAGGCTCAACTTCGGATCTGCGGTGGGTACGGGCAGACTAGAGTGATGTAGGGGAGACTGGAATTCCTGGTGTAGCGGTGAAATGCGCAGATATCAGGAGGAACACCGATGGCGAAGGCAGGTCTCTGGGCATCTACTGACGCTGAGGAGCGAAAGCATGGGGAGCGAACAGGATTAGATACCCTGGTAGTCCATGCCGTAAACGTTGGGCACTAGGTGTGGGGGACATTCCACGTTTTCCGCGCCGTAGCTAACGCATTAAGTGCCCCGCCTGGGGAGTACGGCCGCAAGGCTAAAACTCAAAGGAATTGACGGGGGCCCGCACAAGCGGCGGAGCATGCGGATTAATTCGATGCAACGCGAAGAACCTTACCAAGGCTTGACATGTGCTAGATCGCCATAGAAATATGGTTTCCCCTTTGGGGCTGGTTCACAGGTGGTGCATGGTTGTCGTCAGCTCGTGTCGTGAGATGTTGGGTTAAGTCCCGCAACGAGCGCAACCCTCGTTCTATGTTGCCAGCACGTTATGGTGGGGACTCATAGGAGACTGCCGGGGTCAACTCGGAGGAAGGTGGGGACGACGTCAAATCATCATGCCCCTTATGTCTTGGGCTTCACGCATGCTACAATGGCCGGTACAATGGGTTGCGATACTGTGAGGTGGAGCTAATCCCAAAAAGCCGGTCTCAGTTCGGATTGGGGTCTGCAACTCGACCCCATGAAGTCGGAGTCGCTAGTAATCGCAGATCAGCAACGCTGCGGTGAATACGTTCCCGGGCCTTGTACACACCGCCCGTCAAGTCACGAAAGTTGGTAACACCCGAAGCCGGTGGCCTAACCCCTTGTGGGAGGGAGCCGTCGAAGGTGGGACTGGCGATTGGGACTAAGTCGTAACAAGGTAGCCGTACCGGAAGGTGCGGCTGGATCACCTCCTTTCTAAGGAGCAACTAACACCTTCGCAGGCGCATCAAAGTATGTGTTTTGTGGGTGTTCAGTGCTGCTCGTATCCATCACTTGTGTTGATGGGCGAGTGCTCAAGGGTGGAATATCAACAAATTATGGCTGTTCATGTTGTGGAGGTTGTTTTTAGTACGCTCGCTTGCGGGTTGGAATGAGATGAGTTCTATGAGGGTGGATGGTTTTTTGGCACACTGTTGGGTCCTGAAATAACAGGCTCCGACTTTTCTTGTATGCCCTTTTGGGGTGTGTGTGAGGGGTTGGTGGGTTTGTTGTTTTAGTGTTGTCCCGCGCATGGCCTAAGCCAACCGGTGCGCACCTTTTGGGGTGTGTGGTGTTGGTGGTGGGTGTGATGGGGTTGTTGTTTGGGAACTGTATAGTGGACGCGAGCATCTTGTGAAACAGGATTGATCTGTGACCTTTTTTGAGGTTGTTGGTTGGTTTGTTTGTTTTGCAAAGCAATTTCTTATGATAATGAATCTTGGTGCACATAACTCTTTTAGGGTTGTGTGTTTTCTTGATTCTTTCGATTGTAATGTTTTAGCGCTTGTAATTATTTTGATCATGTTTGTGGTCAAGTTTTTAAGGGCGCACGGTGGATGCCTTGGCATTGGGAGCCGAAGAAGGACGTGGGAATCTGCGATAAGCCTGGAGGAGTCGATAACCGGACGTTGATACCAGGATTTCCGAATGGGGAAACCCCGTACGGTGTTATGCCGTATGACCCGTAGCTGAACACATAGGCTACGTGGAGGGAACGAGGGGAAGTGAAACATCTCAGTACCCTCAGGAAGAGAAAACAATAGTGATTCCGTTAGTAGTGGCGAGCGAACGCGGATGGGGCTAAACCGAGCCATGTGTGATAGCCGGCGGGCGTTGCATGGTCGGGGTTGTGGGACTTTCCGTATCAGTTCTGCCGGACTGGTGAAGTGAGGTGCGGGCGTATAGGCGAATCGGTTTGAATGCCGGACCGTAGAGGGTGAGAGTCCCGTAGTGCTAATGCGTTCCGCCGCTTTGTGGAAGTATCCCAAGTAGGACGGGGCCCGAGAAATCCCGTTTGAATCTGCCAGGACCACCTGGTAAGCCTAAATACTACCCAATGACCGATAGCGGATAAGTACCGTGAGGGAATGGTGAAAAGTACCCCGGGAGGGGAGTGAAATAGTACCTGAAACCGTGCGCTTACAATCCGTTGGAGCCTCCTTGTTGGGGTGACAGCGTGCCTTTTGAAGAATGAGCCTGCGAGTTAGTGTTACGTCGCGAGGTTAACCCGTGTGGGGAAGCCGTAGCGAAAGCGAGTCTGAATAGGGCGAGTTAGTGGCGTGATCTAGACCCGAAGCGAAGTGATCTACCCATGGCCAGGTTGAAGCGCGTGTAAGAGCGCGTGGAGGACCGAACCCACTTCAGTTGAAAATGGAGGGGATGAGCTGTGGGTAGGGGTGAAAGGCCAATCAAACTTCGTGATAGCTGGTTCTCCCCGAAATGCATTTAGGTGCAGCGTTGCGTGTTTCTTATCGGAGGTAGAGCTACTGGATGGCTAATGGGCCCTACAAGGTTACTGACGTCAGCCAAACTCCGAATGCCGATAAGTGAGAGCGCAGCAGTGAGACTGTGGGGGATAAGCTTCATAGTCGAGAGGGAAACAGCCCAGAACGCCAACTAAGGCCCCTAAGCGTGTGCTAAGTGGAAAAGGATGTGGAGTTGCGAAGACAACCAGGAGGTTGGCTTAGAAGCAGCCACCCTTGAAAGAGTGCGTAATAGCTCACTGGTCAAGTGATTCCGCGCCGACAATGTAGCGGGGCTCAAGCACACCGCCGAAGTTGCGTCATTCATATATTTTGGTAGGCCTTCGTGGTCCAGCCGTATGGATGGGTAGGGGAGCGTCGTGTGGGCAGTGAAGTCGCGGTGTAAACCAGCGGTGGAGCCCACACGAGTGAGAATGCAGGCATGAGTAGCGAATGACGGGTGAGAAACCCGTCCGCCGAATGATCAAGGGTTCCAGGGTCAAGCTAATCTGCCCTGGGTAAGTCGGGACCTAAGGCGAGGCCGACAGGCGTAGTCGATGGACAACGGGTTGATATTCCCGTACCGGCGAAAAACCGTCCATATTGAACTGGTAATGCTAACCACCCCAAAGACCCTTTTGATGTTCCTTCGGGAATGTTGTTGGGTGTGCGGCGTGGGACCCGAGCCAGGGAGGTAAGCGTATTAACAGGTGTGACGCAGGAAGGTAGCCGAGCCAGGCAATGGAATTGACCTGGTCCAAGGGTGTAGGACGAGTCGTAGGCAAATCCGCGATTCATATAAGTCTGAGACCTGATAGGCGCCCCTTTTGGGGGGTGATTCGGTGATCCTATGCTGCCAAGAAAAGCATCGACGCGAGGTTTTAGCCGCCCGTACCCCAAACCGACACAGGTGATCAGGTAGAGAATACTAAGGCGATCGAGAGAATCATGGTTAAGGAACTCGGCAAAATGC from Paeniglutamicibacter sp. Y32M11 encodes the following:
- a CDS encoding IS1249 family transposase; this encodes MNGSGKSKQCEVCGSALKRNGKTSVGTQRWRCIHCGASSVKKRPDLKRRAELNLFLQWILGKQSQASYNPGTGRTLRHNTQWCWAIEPSLAPTGEVHLQIQMDGIYLGRGWCCLIAIANGKTIGWQWCDSEKRVAWIALLEQFPAPRVVIIDGGSGLAAALSQAWPETRVQRCLVHVQRNVRTYLTLRPRTDAGRALRRISLALTRIKTREHATQWMQALQEWHHTFGDVIKERTYPAGPGGHRPKGVKPTQTWWYTHTRLRSAYKLLERLVRSGELFTYLEPEFDGLAIASTTNHIEGGVNTQLRALLRGHRGMPPAHAKRAVEWWLYSHSEKPTEPHTLIRPEHLNTKPVKKQIQEETIGPELIGTALTEAEGLWVRKGWAGRPC
- a CDS encoding Fic family protein, with the protein product MAEQDGMSSRAQLARGSGEYKSAVPTKIAALDFSVLNSAAADIEDAVTALIRFDEHARGRLGFSSPTLGPMSSILLRTESTSSSQIENLTVGARQLALAELNQSSSANAISVSANVLAMEAALELSDRVDRTAILTMHEKLLSGQPGWEHHAGKFRQQLVWVGSSGLSPRGASFVAPQHDLIDEFIADLVQFMGRDDLPVLVQIAIAHAQFETIHPFVDGNGRTGRALVHALLRGKGIVRSTTAPVSAGLLRNTESYFASLTAYQNGDALPIVEQFGNAARFAASSGTQLIDRLGAELDHSSEMLEGLRPQAMAWKLLPHLISHPVMNNELVASLLATSQTSALRALQQLSSVGVVSERSGLKRNRIWQHDGILSVLDDYAVSLLRK